The DNA sequence GAGACTTGATCTTGGACGCCGGCATCGTCACGGAGTCGTGGTACGCCGAGTTCGCGTTCCGCAGACGCGTAAGCATGTCTGCGATCGGATCAGTCATGGTCATGAATTGGCCTTCGGCCTCTCTCGCCGGGGTTTCCTGGTGCGCCATCCCTCTCCCCGATCCGAGACGGGACGGGTGCGGCGCGGTGGACCTACGGCGTAGTAAGTCGTACGGGCGGCAGACGCCCAACCCCGCAAGCCTACGGCATGCGGAGGTGGGCCCCTGCCGGACCCAGATGCTTACCGAGAGCCTGGTTGAACCGGAATTACCGGATTACCAGGAGCTCTTGGTCACGCCCGGCAGCTCGCCACGGTGAGCCATCTCACGAAGGCACACGCGGCACAGGCCGAACTTGCGGTACACGGAGTGCGGGCGGCCGCAGCGCTGGCAGCGGGTGTAGCCACGCACACCGAACTTGGGCTTGCGAGCAGCCTTCGCGATGAGAGCCTTCTTCGCCATCTCGCTCACGCCTCCTTGAACGGGAAGCCGAGGTGACGGAGAAGGGCGCGGCCCTCTTCGTCGTTGGTCGCCGTGGTGACCACGGTGATGTCCATACCCCGGACACGGTCGATCTTGTCCTGGTCGATCTCGTGGAACATGACCTGCTCCGTGAGACCGAAGGTGTAGTTGCCACGGCCGTCGAACTGCTTGGGGGACAGGCCGCGGAAGTCGCGGATGCGCGGGAGCGCCAGCGACAGGGTGCGGTCCAGGAACTCCCACATGCGGTCGCCACGGAGCGTGACGTGGGCACCGATCGGCTGTCCCTCACGCAGCTTGAACTGCGCGATGGACTTGCGGGCCTTGGTGACGGCCGGCTTCTGACCGGTGATCGTGGTGAGGTCGCGGATGGCGCCCTCGATCAGCTTGGAGTCGCGGGCGGCGTCGCCCACACCCATGTTGACCACGATCTTGACGAGGCCGGGAACCTGCATGACGTTCTCGTAGGAGAACTGCTCACGCAGCTTGCCCGCGATCTCCTCGCGGTACTTCGTCTTCAGACGCGGAGTGGTGGTGGTCGTCATCAGATGTCCTCACCCGTCCGCTTGGCAACGCGGATCTTGTTGCCCTCGTCGTCGAAGCGGTAACCGACGCGCGTGACGACCTTGTTGCCGTCCTTCTCCACGACCAGCTGGACGTTGGAGACGTGGATCGGGGCCTCGGTGGTCACGATGCCGCCGGCCTGCGAACCGCGAGCGGTCGGACCGGCCTTGGTGTGCTTCTTGACCCGGTTGACACCCTCGACCAGGACACGGTCCTCGCGGGGGAAGGCCGCGATGACCTTGCCCTGCTTGCCCTTGTCCTTACCGGTGATGACCTGGACCAGGTCGCCCTTCTTGATCTTCATGCTCACAGCACCTCCGGCGCGAGGGAGATGATCTTCATGAACTTCTTCTCGCGCAGCTCACGGCCCACGGGGCCGAAGATACGGGTGCCACGAGGGTCGCCGTCGTTCTTCAGAATGACGGCGGCGTTCTCGTCGAAGCGGATGTACGAGCCGTCCGGACGGCGGCGCTCCTTGACGGTGCGAACGATGACCGCCTTGACGACGTCACCCTTCTTCACGTTGCCACCGGGGATCGCGTCCTTGACGGTGGCGACGATGACGTCACCGATGCCCGCGTAGCGGCGACCGGAGCCACCGAGCACACGGATGCAAAGGATTTCCTTCGCACCAGTGTTGTCGGCGACGCGCAGTCGCGACTCCTGCTGGATCACGTCTATCTCCTGTTTGTCTGCCGGTTCCCCGGGGGCCGCTCATGCGCTTGAGCGAACGGCCCCCGGAGCCTGGCGGAACTGCCCTGCGAGGAATGCCTCGCAGGAACGTACTTGCGGAATTCCCTTGCGGGAACTGCCTACTTGGCCTTCTCGAGGATCTCGACGACGCGCCAGTGCTTCGTGGCGGACAGCGGCCGGGTCTCCATCAGGAGGACGCGGTCGCCGATGCCGGCGGCGTTCTGCTCGTCGTGGGCCTTGAGCTTGCTCGTGCTGCGGATGACCTTGCCGTACAGCGCGTGCTTCTTGCGGTCCTCGACGGCGACGACGACGGTCTTGTCCATCTTGTCGCTGACGACGATGCCCTCACGGGTCTTGCGGTCGCCCCGAGCCTCAGTGTTCGTCTCAGTCACGTTGTTCTCGCTCATCAGGCGCTCTCCACCGTCTCGATGCCCAGCTCGCGCTCACGCATCAGGGTGTAGATCCGCGCGATGTCCTTGCGGACGGCCTTGAGCCGACCGTGGTTCTCGAGCTGGCCCGTCGCCGCCTGGAAGCGGAGGTTGAACAGCTCTTCCTTGGCCTCGCGAAGCTTCGCAAGAAGCTCCTCGTCACCCAGTTCGCGCAGCTCGGACGCCTTGGTACCGGCCGACATCACGCTTCACCTGCCTCGCGCTTGACGATCCGGCACTTCATCGGCAGCTTGTGGGCCGCACGGGTCAGCGCCTCACGGGCGATCTTCTCGTTGGGGTACGACAGCTCGAACATGACGCGTCCGGGCTTGACGTTGGCGATCCACCACTCCGGAGAACCCTTACCGGAACCCATGCGGGTCTCGGCGGGCTTCTTGGTGAGCGGACGGTCCGGGTAGATGTTGATCCAGACCTTGCCGCCACGCTTGATGTGGCGGGTCATCGCGATACGAGCCGCCTCGATCTGGCGGTTCGTGACGTAGGCCGGGGTCAGCGCCTGGATGCCGTACTCGCCGAACGCAACCTGCGTGCCACCCTTGGACATGCCGTTGCGCTTGGGGTGGTGCTGCTTGCGGTGCTTGACCCTACGGGGGATCAGCATGTCGGTCAGGCCTCCGTTCCGGTGCTCTCAGCCGGAGCGGCAGCCGGAGCGTCGGCCTTGGGGGCCTCGGCAGCGGGAGCCTGCTGCGGCTTGCGGCCGCGGCCGCCACGCTCGCCACCGCGGCCACCACGGGCCGGACGGTCGGCGCCACCACGGGCCGGGCGGTTGCCGGCACGGGCGGCTGCGTTCTCGGCGCGGACCTCGGCGATGTTCTTGACGTCGCCCTTGTAGATCCAGACCTTCACACCGATGCGGCCGAAGGTCGTCTTGGCCTCGAAGAAGCCGTAGTCCACGTTCGCGCGGAGCGTGTGCAGGGGCACACGGCCCTCGCGGTAGAACTCCGAGCGGGACATCTCGGCGCCACCGAGGCGGCCACCGCACTGGATCTTGATGCCCTTGGCGCCGGCCTTCATGGCGGACTGCATGCTCTTGCGCATGGCCCGACGGAAGGAGACGCGGGAGGAGAGCTGCTCGGCGACGGCCTGGGCGACCAGCTGAGCGTCGGTCTCGGGGTTCTTGACCTCGAGGATGTTCAGCTGGACCTGCTTGCCGGTGAGCTTCTCGAGGTCACCGCGGATGCGGTCGGCCTCGGCGCCGCGGCGGCCGATGACGATGCCCGGACGAGCGGTGTGGATGTCCACACGCACACGGTCACGGGTGCGCTCGATCTCGACCTTGGAGATGCCGGCGCGCTCCATGCCGGACGTCATCATCCGACGGATGGCGACGTCTTCCTTGACGTAGTCCTTGTACAGCTTGTCGGCGTACCAACGCGACTTGAAGTCGGTCGTGACACCGAGCCGGAACCCGTGCGGGTTTACCTTCTGGCCCATTACCGGGTTCCTTCCTTGCTGCTGACGACCACGGTGATGTGGCTGGTCCGCTTGCGGATCCGGTAGGCGCGGCCCTGGGCACGCGGCCGGAACCGCTTCAGGGTCGGGCCCTCGTCGACGTAGGCCTCGGAAATGAAGAGGCTGTCGACATCGGTGTGGTCGTAGTTGTGCGCGGCGTTGGCGATGGCGCTGTCCAGCACCTTGCCGACCGGCACGCTCGCGGCCTGCGGGGCGAAACGCAGGACCGCCTGAGCCTCCGTGGCATCCATGCCACGGATGAGGTCCACCACGCGGCGGGCCTTCATGGGCGTGACGCGGATGTACCGCGCCTGGGCCCTGGCTTCCATGGTTGTCCCTTCAGTGTCTGTCATGGTCGATTGCACCCCGCCGACTAGCGGCGCTTCGACTTCCGGTCGTCCTTGACGTGGCCCCGGAAGGTGCGGGTCGGCGAGAACTCGCCGAGCTTGTGGCCGACCATCGACTCGGTGACAAACACCGGGATGTGGGTCTTGCCGTTGTGCACCGCGATCGTGTGGCCCAGCATGTCCGGGACGATCATCGAGCGACGGGACCAGGTCTTGATGACGTTCTTGGTACCGGCTTCGTTCTGGACGACCACCTTCTTGATCAGGTGGTTGTCGACGAAGGGTCCCTTCTTCAAGCTACGAGGCATCTCAACCCGTCCTTAGCGCTTCTTGTTCGTCTTGCGGCGGCGGACGATGTACTTGTTCGACGCCTTCTTGGGCGAACGAGTACGGCCTTCCTTCTTGCCCCACGGAGACACGGGGTGACGACCACCGGAGGTCCGGCCCTCACCACCACCGTGCGGGTGGTCAACCGGGTTCATGACGACACCACGGACGGTCGGGCGGACGCCCAGCCACCGCTTACGGCCGGCCTTACCCCAGTTGATGTTGCTCTGCTCGGCGTTGCCGACCTCGCCGACGGTGGCGCGGCAGCGGACGTCGACCAGGCGGATCTCGCCGGACGGCATGCGCAGGTGGGCCATGGAGCCCTCCTTCGCGAGCAGCTGCACCGAGGCGCCGGCGGAGCGGGCGAACTTCGCGCCGCCGCCGGGACGCAGCTCGATGGCGTGCAGCGTCGTACCGACCGGGATGTTGCGCAGGGCAAGGTTGTTGCCCGGCTTGATGTCGGCCCCGGGACCGTTCTCGACGCGGTCGCCCTGCTGCAGGTTGCGCGGGGCGAGGATGTAGCGCTTCTCGCCGTCGGCGTAGTGCAGCAGCGCGATGCGCGCGGTGCGGTTGGGGTCGTACTCGATGTGCGCGACCTTCGCCGGCACGCCGTCCTTGTCGTGACGACGGAAGTCGATCACGCGGTAGGCGCGCTTGTGGCCACCACCCTGGTGGCGCACGGTCACACGACCGGAATTGTTACGGCCGCCCTTGCTGTGCAGGGGACGGACCAGCGACTTCTCCGGCGTGGACCGCGTGACCTCGACGAAGTCGGCGACGCTGGAGCCACGACGGCCCGGAGTCGTCGGCTTGTACTTGCGGATACCCATTTCTCAGTCCTCGTCCGATATCGAACGATCCTGACCGCTTACGCGGTCGGACCGCCGAAGATGTCGATACGGTCGCCCTCGGCGAGGGTCACGATCGCGCGCTTGGTCGCCGCACGCTGGCCGAAGCCGGTGCGGGTCCGCTTGCGCTTGCCCTGGCGGTTGATCGTGTTGACCCCGGTGACCTTGACCGAGAAGACCGCCTGGACGGCCTGCTTGATCTGGGTCTTGTTCGCGTTGGGGTCGACGATGAACGTGTACTTGTTCTCGTCGATGAGCGCGTAGCTCTTCTCCGACACGACCGGCTTCAGCAGGACGTCACGGGGGTCCGTGTAGGCCTTGCTCGCCGGGGTGACGACGGTGTTCTTGCCCTCGGTGGCGTGGCGACGCGCCTTCTTGACGCGCGCCTCCTTCGCCTTCTTGGCCGCCTTGGAGGCGATGGAGGGGTGACGGACTGCCATCAGACCTCGCTCCCTTCGTTGTCGTTGGCCGTGTTCGGGCCGGCGACGAAGGACTCGAAAGCGGCCTTGGTGAAGACCACGTCGTCCGAGACGAGAACGTCGTACGTGTTCAGCTGGCCCGGCTCCAGAATGTGGATCTGGGGCAGGTTGCGGGCGGACAGCCACGCGGCCTCGTCGGCGCGGTCGACGACCAGGAGCAGGTTCTTGCGCTCCGAGATCTTGCCGAACAGCGTCCTGGCGGCCTTCGTGGAGGGCGTCTCACCCTCGATCACGCCGGTGACGACGTGAATACGGTTGTGGCGGGCCCGGTCGGTGAGGGCGTGGCGCAGGGCCGCGGCCTTCATCTTCTTCGGGGTCCGCTGCGAGTAGTCGCGCGGCTGCGGGCCGTGGACGACGCCACCGCCGGCGAACTGCGGTGCGCGGGTCGAACCCTGACGGGCGCGACCGGTGCCCTTCTGGCGGTAAGGCTTCTTGCCACCACCACGGACTTCACCGCGGGTCTTGGTCTTGTGGGTGCCCTGGCGGGCAGCGGCCAGCTGTGCGACGACGACCTGGTGGATCAGCGGAATGCTGACCTTCTCGACGTCGAAGATCTCCGCGGGGAGCTCGACGGTACCGGCCTTGTCGCCCGCCGGCGAAAGGATGTCAACAGTGCTCATCGGTTACCTCAGGCCCCCTTGGCCGCGGTGCGGACCAGGACGAGGCCGCCGTTCGGACCGGGAACCGCGCCCTTGATGAGCAGCAGACCCTTCTCCGCGTCAACGGCGTGGACGGTCAGGTTCTGGGTGGTGACCCGCTCGTTGCCCATGCGACCCGCCATGCGGAGGCCCTTGAACACACGACCCGGGGTGGCGCAGCCACCGATGGAACCGGGCGAGCGGTGCTTGCGCTGGGTGCCGTGCCCGGCGCCGAGGCCACGGAAGTTGTGGCGCTTCATGACACCGGCGAAGCCCTTGCCCTTGCTCTTGCCGGTCACGTCGACCTTGACGCCGGCCTCGAACACCTCAGCGGTGATCTCCTGGCCGAGCGCGTACTCGGAGGCGTCCGCGGTGCGGATCTCGACGAGGTGGCGACGGGGGGTGACGTCGGCCTTGGCGAAGTGGCCCTTGAGGGGCTTGTTCACCTTGCGCGGGTCGATCTCGCCGAAGGCGATCTGGACCGACTCGTAGCCGTCGGCGTCGTTCGTACGGACCTGGGTGACGACGTTCGGGCCGGCCTTGACGACGGTGACCGGAACAACACGGTTGTTCTCGTCCCACACCTGCGTCATACCGAGCTTCTCGCCCAGGATGCCCTTGATCTGCTTGGTCATCTTCAGATCACCGGCCTCAGAGCTTGATCTCGATGTCGACACCGGCCGGGAGGTCGAGTCGCATCAGAGAGTCAACGGTCTTGGGGGTCGGGTCGAGGATGTCGATCAGGCGCTTGTGCGTGCGCATCTCGAAGTGCTCGCGCGAGTCCTTGTACTTGTGCGGCGACTTGATGACGCAGTACACGTTCTTCTCAGTGGGCAGCGGCACCGGGCCCGCGACCGACGCACCAGTGCGAGTCACCGTCTCGACGATCTTCTTCGCCGAGCTGTCGATGACCTCGTGGTCGTAGGCCTTGAGCCGGATGCGGATCTTCTGTCCCGCCATGGCTACTTCGTAGTCCTGTCTCTCTTTACGCTCTGGAACCCGGTGTTCCAGGACTCGTCCTCCGACCCACGCGGTCGGGCGTGTCGCACTCTCGCTGACATGAATGTCCCTTGTTCGAACATCCCTGCGGGATTGACACGGCCCTACCAGAACCGTGAACCGGGGGCGAAAGGCCCACCGGGTGCCTGGCCGGTGCCGCGCCCACGCTTCCCGGAAGATTCCCGTACGTCCGTCCCTGAGCAGGGACGACGAGTACTGTGGGACTCGCTTCCGGTCCTCCCGGCGGGAGGCGCGCAGCATCAACACTCGACCGAGCAACTCGGACAGTCTGCCATATGGGGCGGGGCCCTGGCCAATCGAGCCGGAGACAATACCCCGGAGGCGGCGAGGATCAAACCAGGGCTCGCCCGCGCCGCCCCGCAGCGCCCGACGTCACGTCGTGGAGCGGGCGCCGGACAGCTCCTCGCCGAAGTCGACGTCGGCGTAGCGGCGGGTCGCTCCGGCCGAGGTGCCGCCGATCGTGAGCGAGCCACTGGCGACCGGGCCGGTGGCGGAGCCGCGGGCGATCCACACCAGGCCGTCGGAGTTCTCGCCGGGCGTGCCGACGACGGCCTCGGCCCGGCCGTCCCTGTTCAGGTCGACGAGGTGGGTGGAGGCGCCGAACAGGTCTCCCTGCTCGGCGGCGCCCGGCACACCGCTCGTGTTCTGCGTGTACCCCGTGGATCCGGCCGCGGTCAGCCCGCCGGCCGATCCGCGCAGCAGGGTCACCGAGCCTGCCTGGCCGACGGAACCGACGGCCTCGCCGTGGCTGCCGACGAGGACGTCCGCGTACCGGTCGCCGTTGGTGTCCCCGACGCCGAGGGAGAAGCCGAACAGGTCGCCGTCCTCGCCGCCGCCGGGGACCGAGGCGGTGTCCTGGTGGACGACCTGGGGCCGCTGGCCGGCGGTGATGCCCTGGGCGCTGCCGTAGAGGACCTGGATCTCGCCGCCGCGGTGGGCGGGGGTGTCCCCGGACGTCAGGGACGCGTCGTAGGGGACACCGGTGACCAGGTCGCCGTACCCGTCTCCGTTGATGTCGCCGATCTGCCCGGACAGGCCGTCGGCGAGCGGGAGTTCGGTGTACGAGCCGTTGTCGTTCTCGAGGTGGACGGGGCCGCTGACGTCTCCGTCGGTGGGGCCGGGCAGCCAGAACCGCTCGGCCGTTCCGTCGCCGTCGACGTCGCCGGTGACGACTCCTCGGTTGGTGCCGAGCGCGTGCACGAACGCCCTGCGGGCGGGGGTCCCGGTCCGGGTGAAGGGGCCCGTGTAGGTCGTCGCCCCGCAGTGGCCGGTGACGCCGAGGTCGGGGGCCCCGTCGCCGGTGACGTCGCCCGCGGCGATGCCGGCCGCGAAATGGCAGCCCTCGTCCAGGCCGGTGGGCGTCGGGACGGAGGCACCGCCCTTCAGCCCGGCGGAACCGCCCCAGACCACGGTGAG is a window from the Streptomyces capillispiralis genome containing:
- a CDS encoding type Z 30S ribosomal protein S14, with protein sequence MAKKALIAKAARKPKFGVRGYTRCQRCGRPHSVYRKFGLCRVCLREMAHRGELPGVTKSSW
- the rplE gene encoding 50S ribosomal protein L5, yielding MTTTTTPRLKTKYREEIAGKLREQFSYENVMQVPGLVKIVVNMGVGDAARDSKLIEGAIRDLTTITGQKPAVTKARKSIAQFKLREGQPIGAHVTLRGDRMWEFLDRTLSLALPRIRDFRGLSPKQFDGRGNYTFGLTEQVMFHEIDQDKIDRVRGMDITVVTTATNDEEGRALLRHLGFPFKEA
- the rplX gene encoding 50S ribosomal protein L24; this translates as MKIKKGDLVQVITGKDKGKQGKVIAAFPREDRVLVEGVNRVKKHTKAGPTARGSQAGGIVTTEAPIHVSNVQLVVEKDGNKVVTRVGYRFDDEGNKIRVAKRTGEDI
- the rplN gene encoding 50S ribosomal protein L14, giving the protein MIQQESRLRVADNTGAKEILCIRVLGGSGRRYAGIGDVIVATVKDAIPGGNVKKGDVVKAVIVRTVKERRRPDGSYIRFDENAAVILKNDGDPRGTRIFGPVGRELREKKFMKIISLAPEVL
- the rpsQ gene encoding 30S ribosomal protein S17; amino-acid sequence: MSENNVTETNTEARGDRKTREGIVVSDKMDKTVVVAVEDRKKHALYGKVIRSTSKLKAHDEQNAAGIGDRVLLMETRPLSATKHWRVVEILEKAK
- the rpmC gene encoding 50S ribosomal protein L29 gives rise to the protein MSAGTKASELRELGDEELLAKLREAKEELFNLRFQAATGQLENHGRLKAVRKDIARIYTLMRERELGIETVESA
- the rplP gene encoding 50S ribosomal protein L16; this translates as MLIPRRVKHRKQHHPKRNGMSKGGTQVAFGEYGIQALTPAYVTNRQIEAARIAMTRHIKRGGKVWINIYPDRPLTKKPAETRMGSGKGSPEWWIANVKPGRVMFELSYPNEKIAREALTRAAHKLPMKCRIVKREAGEA
- the rpsC gene encoding 30S ribosomal protein S3, with product MGQKVNPHGFRLGVTTDFKSRWYADKLYKDYVKEDVAIRRMMTSGMERAGISKVEIERTRDRVRVDIHTARPGIVIGRRGAEADRIRGDLEKLTGKQVQLNILEVKNPETDAQLVAQAVAEQLSSRVSFRRAMRKSMQSAMKAGAKGIKIQCGGRLGGAEMSRSEFYREGRVPLHTLRANVDYGFFEAKTTFGRIGVKVWIYKGDVKNIAEVRAENAAARAGNRPARGGADRPARGGRGGERGGRGRKPQQAPAAEAPKADAPAAAPAESTGTEA
- the rplV gene encoding 50S ribosomal protein L22, which codes for MEARAQARYIRVTPMKARRVVDLIRGMDATEAQAVLRFAPQAASVPVGKVLDSAIANAAHNYDHTDVDSLFISEAYVDEGPTLKRFRPRAQGRAYRIRKRTSHITVVVSSKEGTR
- the rpsS gene encoding 30S ribosomal protein S19 gives rise to the protein MPRSLKKGPFVDNHLIKKVVVQNEAGTKNVIKTWSRRSMIVPDMLGHTIAVHNGKTHIPVFVTESMVGHKLGEFSPTRTFRGHVKDDRKSKRR
- the rplB gene encoding 50S ribosomal protein L2, whose product is MGIRKYKPTTPGRRGSSVADFVEVTRSTPEKSLVRPLHSKGGRNNSGRVTVRHQGGGHKRAYRVIDFRRHDKDGVPAKVAHIEYDPNRTARIALLHYADGEKRYILAPRNLQQGDRVENGPGADIKPGNNLALRNIPVGTTLHAIELRPGGGAKFARSAGASVQLLAKEGSMAHLRMPSGEIRLVDVRCRATVGEVGNAEQSNINWGKAGRKRWLGVRPTVRGVVMNPVDHPHGGGEGRTSGGRHPVSPWGKKEGRTRSPKKASNKYIVRRRKTNKKR
- the rplW gene encoding 50S ribosomal protein L23, giving the protein MAVRHPSIASKAAKKAKEARVKKARRHATEGKNTVVTPASKAYTDPRDVLLKPVVSEKSYALIDENKYTFIVDPNANKTQIKQAVQAVFSVKVTGVNTINRQGKRKRTRTGFGQRAATKRAIVTLAEGDRIDIFGGPTA
- the rplD gene encoding 50S ribosomal protein L4 gives rise to the protein MSTVDILSPAGDKAGTVELPAEIFDVEKVSIPLIHQVVVAQLAAARQGTHKTKTRGEVRGGGKKPYRQKGTGRARQGSTRAPQFAGGGVVHGPQPRDYSQRTPKKMKAAALRHALTDRARHNRIHVVTGVIEGETPSTKAARTLFGKISERKNLLLVVDRADEAAWLSARNLPQIHILEPGQLNTYDVLVSDDVVFTKAAFESFVAGPNTANDNEGSEV
- the rplC gene encoding 50S ribosomal protein L3 → MTKQIKGILGEKLGMTQVWDENNRVVPVTVVKAGPNVVTQVRTNDADGYESVQIAFGEIDPRKVNKPLKGHFAKADVTPRRHLVEIRTADASEYALGQEITAEVFEAGVKVDVTGKSKGKGFAGVMKRHNFRGLGAGHGTQRKHRSPGSIGGCATPGRVFKGLRMAGRMGNERVTTQNLTVHAVDAEKGLLLIKGAVPGPNGGLVLVRTAAKGA
- the rpsJ gene encoding 30S ribosomal protein S10, with amino-acid sequence MAGQKIRIRLKAYDHEVIDSSAKKIVETVTRTGASVAGPVPLPTEKNVYCVIKSPHKYKDSREHFEMRTHKRLIDILDPTPKTVDSLMRLDLPAGVDIEIKL
- a CDS encoding FG-GAP-like repeat-containing protein — translated: MPTTAQPAPGSRRLAAAVAVGAAAALTAMVLPAHPAVAASPYRGANTAAVQDDFNGDGYRDLAVGAPGASNGSVDAAGAVVVLYGSASGVAASRRTVITQATSGVPGVPEEWDRFGTAVTSADLDRDGYADLLVGTPGEAAGTMGGTGSLTVVWGGSAGLKGGASVPTPTGLDEGCHFAAGIAAGDVTGDGAPDLGVTGHCGATTYTGPFTRTGTPARRAFVHALGTNRGVVTGDVDGDGTAERFWLPGPTDGDVSGPVHLENDNGSYTELPLADGLSGQIGDINGDGYGDLVTGVPYDASLTSGDTPAHRGGEIQVLYGSAQGITAGQRPQVVHQDTASVPGGGEDGDLFGFSLGVGDTNGDRYADVLVGSHGEAVGSVGQAGSVTLLRGSAGGLTAAGSTGYTQNTSGVPGAAEQGDLFGASTHLVDLNRDGRAEAVVGTPGENSDGLVWIARGSATGPVASGSLTIGGTSAGATRRYADVDFGEELSGARSTT